Proteins co-encoded in one Brassica oleracea var. oleracea cultivar TO1000 chromosome C4, BOL, whole genome shotgun sequence genomic window:
- the LOC106342356 gene encoding squamosa promoter-binding-like protein 15 — protein sequence MELLMGSGQNRTETVGSSSTESSSLTTGFRFGQKIDFEDGSGSGKNRANKCRKSVTAARCQVEGCRMDLSNAKTYYSRHKVCCIHSKSSKVIVSGLHQRFCQQCSRFHQLAEFDLEKRSCRRRLACHNERRRKPQATTAALLASGYSRIAPSLYGSVLGDPTTWSTARSVMGRSAPWDSHQLMNVLSQGSSRFSITYPEMVNNNSTDSSCALSLLSNSNTTQQQQQTSTNAYLMDAERVTMAKSPPVSVHNQYSKQTWEFMSGEKSNWPCVSSPVLGLRQISEPDDDLQFLMSNGTTMGGFELNLQQEQVLRQYSSTQNFTWPL from the exons ATGGAGTTACTAATGGGTTCGGGTCAGAACCGGACCGAGACGGTTGGTTCCTCCTCCACGGAGTCATCTTCACTTACTACTGGATTCAGGTTTGGTCAGAAGATCGACTTCGAGGATGGATCCGGATCCGGCAAGAACCGGGCTAACAAGTGCCGTAAGTCTGTTACAGCAGCTAGGTGCCAAGTGGAAGGTTGTAGAATGGATCTAAGCAATGCAAAAACATATTACTCAAGACACAAAGTTTGTTGCATTCACTCTAAATCATCTAAAGTCATTGTCTCTGGTCTTCATCAAAGGTTTTGCCAACAATGTAGCAG GTTTCACCAGCTTGCTGAGTTTGACTTGGAGAAAAGAAGTTGTAGAAGACGTCTAGCTTGTCATAACGAAAGAAGAAGAAAGCCCCAAGCAACAACAGCAGCTCTTTTGGCTTCTGGTTACTCTAGAATCGCTCCATCTCTTTACG GAAGCGTTTTGGGAGATCCTACAACGTGGTCAACCGCAAGATCTGTGATGGGACGGTCCGCACCGTGGGATAGCCATCAACTGATGAACGTTTTGTCACAGGGAAGTTCAAGGTTTAGTATAACATACCCAGAGATGGTGAACAATAATAGCACAGACTCAAGCTGTGCTCTCTCTCTTCTGTCAAACTCAAACACAACTCAGCAGCAGCAGCAGACATCAACCAATGCTTACTTGATGGACGCAGAAAGGGTTACAATGGCTAAGTCACCGCCTGTTTCAGTACACAATCAGTACTCGAAACAAACCTGGGAGTTCATGTCAGGCGAAAAGAGCAATTGGCCTTGTGTGTCGTCCCCTGTTTTGGGACTGAGACAAATCTCTGAGCCAGATGATGACCTCCAGTTCCTGATGAGCAATGGCACCACAATGGGTGGTTTCGAGCTGAACCTACAGCAGGAGCAGGTTCTGAGGCAATACTCTTCTACTCAAAATTTTACTTGGCCTCTTTGA
- the LOC106339298 gene encoding TBCC domain-containing protein 1-like, translating into MTEEQVLIDQSPPPSAPEPNPNSLIHPRRVSFEHGLLPIQKLAFTDPIQTLAPIKQKLADAASNNRVGSAAIAEALQISGDHARLVLETLGSVLHSEGDPLVRAKPEEVDSVGADLRDLVLFLYVQSYKKLMPRTHKDSAAVADVWPSTSAFDGYLSALSPIQLVRSNSRRFMPSQADDEAHQLSYLQKHLGNIISFLGEPVEGEGEESLVISMEAFEHLGFLVQFGDKGSDISPLSQATPFFANSDPDMPAVPVPVSQVHDWLLQNIASALESITERISGKENGPSNTSDQDDAMSDACATPNKVAPSGRGPCLIEGVSKTSLVKQASDLRGRSVKVVNCHDSVIYLLAPLRYATVHGCSDTTIVLGAVGKALRVEHCERVHVIAAAKRVCIANCRECVFFLGVNQRPLIVGDNHKLQVAPYNTYYSHLGEHMSEVGLESTINKWDKPLALGAVDPHDSLSHPAGVSDAQAESAACVDPDQFVNFLIPNWFSGEDTGSTKDNPFPLPDTYMAAQQRNLKNLDETRRSLRETPLEENRKKELSSALHVYFKDWLYASGNIRQLYCLQGD; encoded by the exons ATGACCGAAGAACAAGTCCTCATCGACCAATCACCACCGCCTTCAGCACCCGAGCCGAATCCAAACTCACTGATCCATCCGAGACGCGTCTCTTTCGAGCACGGACTCCTCCCGATCCAGAAACTCGCATTCACCGACCCGATCCAAACCCTAGCTCCAATCAAGCAGAAGCTAGCCGACGCCGCCTCGAACAACCGCGTCGGATCGGCCGCCATCGCCGAGGCTCTCCAGATCTCTGGCGACCATGCGCGTCTCGTCCTCGAGACTCTCGGCTCGGTGCTTCATTCCGAGGGCGATCCTCTGGTTAGGGCTAAACCGGAAGAGGTTGATTCCGTGGGAGCTGATTTGAGGGATCTGGTTTTGTTTCTGTATGTGCAATCGTATAAGAAGCTGATGCCGAGGACGCATAAGGACTCTGCGGCGGTGGCTGATGTGTGGCCGTCGACCTCTGCTTTTGATGGCTACTTGTCTGCGTTGTCGCCAATTCAG CTTGTGCGCAGCAACAGCCGTCGGTTTATGCCATCGCAAGCTGATGATGAAGCTCATCAGTTGTCATATCTGCAAAAACATTTAGGAAACATCATTTCTTTTCTTGGAGAGCCTGTGGAAGGAGAAGGAGAAGAATCATTG GTTATCTCTATGGAGGCTTTTGAGCACCTGGGTTTTCTTGTTCAGTTTGGTGATAAGGGATCTGATATATCTCCACTGAGCCAAGCTACTCCATTTTTCGCAAATTCTGATCCGGATATGCCCGCTGTTCCGGTCCCTGTTTCCCAAGTGCATGATTGGCTTCTGCAAAACATAGCTTCTGCTTTAGAAAGCATTACTGAGAGGATTTCTGGGAAAGAAAACGGGCCTTCTAATACCTCTGACCAAGATGATGCGATGTCAGATGCTTGTGCTACTCCGAACAAAGTTGCACCTAGTGGTAGAGGCCCGTGTTTAATCGAAGGAGTCTCCAAGACTTCACTTGTTAAGCAGGCCTCCGATCTTAGGGGTAGATCTGTGAAG GTTGTCAACTGCCATGATTCTGTTATTTATCTTTTAGCGCCATTGAGATATGCAACTGTGCATGGATGTTCTGATACTACTATAGTCCTGGGAGCTGTTGGCAAG GCATTGAGAGTTGAGCACTGTGAGAGAGTTCATGTGATTGCAGCTGCTAAACGAGTGTGCATCGCCAATTGCCGTGAATGTGTATTCTTCTTAGGAGTCAATCAGCGACCACTAATTGTTGGTGATAACCACAAGCTGCAG GTCGCTCCATATAATACATATTACTCTCATTTGGGAGAGCACATGAGTGAGGTAGGGCTTGAGTCAACTATCAACAAATGGGACAAACCATTGGCACTGGGAGCAGTGGATCCACATGACTCGCTGTCGCACCCTGCCGGGGTTTCTGATGCACAGGCTGAATCAGCTGCCTGTGTAGACCCTGACCAGTTCGTTAACTTTTTG ATCCCAAACTGGTTTAGCGGCGAGGACACAGGTTCGACCAAAGACAATCCATTTCCATTGCCAGATACTTATATGGCAGCTCAGCAGAGAAAC CTTAAGAACTTGGATGAAACAAGACGATCGCTAAGAGAAACGCCTCTGGAAGAAAACCGGAAAAAGGAGCTATCAAGCGCACTCCATGTGTATTTCAAAGACTGGCTCTATG CAAGTGGAAATATTAGACAACTCTACTGCCTACAAGGTGACTAA